A single window of Penaeus vannamei isolate JL-2024 chromosome 24, ASM4276789v1, whole genome shotgun sequence DNA harbors:
- the LOC138866151 gene encoding uncharacterized protein, producing the protein MKNGKTTGPDLIPVEAWKVIGEDGVDILYYLMVKILEQGKISEELREIMLVMEKFREKERDLHVVFIDLEKVSDRVPRQKIRRSLREKVPEKYVGMLQEMYRNATTRVRSTVGETDGFDVDVGLYQGSVFNPFTFNIVMDVITRI; encoded by the exons atgaaaaatgGGAAGACAACAGGTCCGGACTTAATCCCAGTAGAAGCTTGGAAAGTCATAGGGGAAGATGGGGTAGACATCCTATATTACCTAATGGTGAAGATTTTAGAGCAAGGAAAGATATCAGAAGAGTTGCGGGAAATTATGTTG GTGATGGAAAaattcagagaaaaagaaagagatctaCATGTGGTATTCATAGACCTTGAAAAGGTCAGTGATAGAGTACCAAGACAAAAAATTAGGAGAAGTCTGAGAGAGAAGGTTCCTGAAAAGTATGTTGGAATGTTACAAGAAATGTACAGGAATGCAACCACCAGGGTGAGAAGCACTGTTGGAGAGACGGATGGCTTTGATGTAGACGTGGGACTATATCAGGGGTCGGTATTTAACCCATTCACCTTCAACATTGTGATGGATGTGATAACCAGAATATAA